Below is a genomic region from Telmatobacter sp. DSM 110680.
TAAGCGTCGCTTCTGCCTGCTGGATATCCGGTCGCCGCTCAAGCAACCGCGAAGGCAAGTCCGTGGGCAAGTCTTGCGGTGGTGGAGCGAGGGCATTCGGATCAGAGTGAGCGATAGGGCCAGGGTTTTCACCGATCAGGAATGCAATCGTGTTTTCTTGTCGCTGAATCTGCTCTTCGAGTTGAGGAATCTCTGAAGTCGCAGCGTAAAGTAGTTGCTCGGCCTGGCGGACATCGGACAGAGGAACCGATCCGCCACCTTCCAGAGTCCTGGTTAGGTCGACGGAATCCTGTCGGGCTTTTAGTGTTTCTTTGGTGATCTCAAGTTGCGCATCGAGCGCACGGATCTGCAAATAAGCAGTTGCCACCTGCTGCACTAATGTCAACTGGACGGCACGCTGTGCCCACACCTGCGCCAACAATTGCGCGCGGGCAGCCTCAGTCTGTTTTCGATAGAGTCCCCAGAAATCCGGAGTCCATGCGGCCGACACATTGAGTGATCCGTTCACCAGGGGACTTGGAAATTGAGTACCCAGAGAAGATGGCAACGTTGCGCCGATCCCGGTTCCACCAACAGTAAAGCTCGGGAATTCCTGCGAGCGCGTAATCTTGACCTGGGCCTGTTGCTCGAGGATTCGCTTGGCGGCAATACGCACGTCGTAGTTGTTGGCAAGAGCCTTACGGATCAGGTCCTGCAGTTCAGGCTCGCGATAAACTGCAGCCCACTGCTCATCTCCAAATGATCCCTTGGTATCGCCCCCCACCGCGGCATTATCAGCGCCGCGATAGACGGGCGGCGCTGTGACATTCGGCCGCGCATACTTCGGACCAACTTTACAACCACCAATCAGT
It encodes:
- a CDS encoding efflux transporter outer membrane subunit — translated: MTITSSLARLSLLAAAVGLIGGCKVGPKYARPNVTAPPVYRGADNAAVGGDTKGSFGDEQWAAVYREPELQDLIRKALANNYDVRIAAKRILEQQAQVKITRSQEFPSFTVGGTGIGATLPSSLGTQFPSPLVNGSLNVSAAWTPDFWGLYRKQTEAARAQLLAQVWAQRAVQLTLVQQVATAYLQIRALDAQLEITKETLKARQDSVDLTRTLEGGGSVPLSDVRQAEQLLYAATSEIPQLEEQIQRQENTIAFLIGENPGPIAHSDPNALAPPPQDLPTDLPSRLLERRPDIQQAEATLISANAQIGVARAQFFPNLSISASGGVGGDSLSTIFDPAGKTIYGIGSLTQPLFEGGKLRGQLQLSKETKDEMVLNYEKTISAAFRDVSNALIALNKQRAYREQQEKLVAAAKDSTRLARIRYQGGSTGYLEVLTTDSNLFAAQLNLVSAQQSEALALVQLYSALGGGWQS